Genomic window (Deltaproteobacteria bacterium):
AGCCTGTGCCCGTCATGACTGCGGTGATGCCGGTTGCTGCAGGAACTGACCAGGTGGCAAGGCCATTGGCATCGCTGGTTAGCACTCTGCCTGCACCTGGAGATCCGCCTTGGATTTTGATCTGTCCACTGATATCGAGTTTGGCTGATGGCGCCGTCGATCCGATGCCTACGTTGCCAGTTGTAGTAAGAGTGGTGAATGTTCCCGAGCTATTGCTGGACACTTGATCCGCAGCCACCCACTGAGCACCGTCGTACCTAAGGACCTGTCCACTGGTAGGGGCCGTTGTGGATACCGTTGCATTTTGAAGCGCAGTAACTACTGGCGAAGCCCAGATCAAATTGCCCGCAGAGTCCTTGGTCAAAAATTGATTGCTACCAGAGGACGCACCCACAGCAATCGCTAGACGGCCATCGCCGTCGAACTTAATAGTCTGCCCATCGACTGGCACACGAAGGGAATAAGGCACATAAGAAAATCTTTGCCGTGGATAGGCCTTACCATTGGCCGTGATTTCGATAAAAACGGATTCGTCACTCGCACCAAAAATCTGCGCTGCGTCCGCTGTACTCAACTTCAGCTCGATCGTGAAGACGCCACTAGTTAGCGCGACCGTTTCAAATTGTTGAGTTATACCGAGCTGGCTACCGTCACTCACTGCTGACCAGAATCTGGCCTCAATGGTGACCGTGCCTTCGAGGGGGCTACCACTCGCCTGCGTCAGGCGCCCCGAGTAAGGGAGCGTGACCGTAGCCGATGCGCTGGCTTGACTAGCTACCAGTGTCGTGAAAGTGACGACCACCACGGCAAGCCAACTGACACTTACAATCAAGAAATTTGCTGTGCATGATGCGACCCACGCTGGCGCGCGGCGCCCGTCCATCAATTGCGTAAATGTGGGTCCAATCGTCATCGGGACAACTCCCGAGGCACACTTGGTCCAGCCCTCTGGTGCGGAGCTGGAACACTCGCGTCACCTCACTGACACTCCTCGCTCTGTAGGTAGGGATCGGTGGGCACGCCAAAAACTTGAGACAATCCAACAAGGGAGCGATATCACTTGCCTATTTCGACTTCGATGGCACCACCCAGAATGGGGAGGGAGCAGAACTCGTTAAATCTTGTATATCCATCGCCACAAGAGATCGTGAACAATCGCTGGGCTCGCACTAACATAACGCAGACTCAACCATCTCAGTAGCGGTTGTCTAATATGACAGATGTCGCCAAATGCCCGCGAAATGAAAGTCACGACCTGAGTCTTCCTGAAGGCACGATCTTGGAACGATTTTAGTGCCTCGGGAACAAGACCGTGAGTCTTTATAGCCTCAGACAGATAACATGCGTCGACTATGGCCAAAGATCCACCTTGACCTAAATTGGGCGTCGTCGCATGGGCCGCATCGCCGATGAGGCCCATGCGGCCTTTGGTCCATGCCCGAGCTGGCCTGAGGTCCGCTATATCTGTGCGCACAATATCCTCGCGAGGCGTACAAGCAAGTATGGGTTTAAATCGCGGGAAATAATCCTGAAAGTAGCGGTCCAATAATTCGTACTGATCATTCTTGCTGTGATAGTTTGATTCAGATTCGAGCCAAGTGAAGTACCAATAAACATCGTTTTGATTTATTTTTGAAAACCCAAGACGACATCTTCGACCCCAAATTTCCCTATTGTCGTGAACATCCTCCCATGGAACCGTGGGATTTCGAGCAATACCTCGACAGGATGTATAGCCTGAATAGCGTTTTTCAAGGCGCTTTGACACCTGCGGCCTCAAAGCTGAATAAATGCCGTCAGCGCCGACTAGCAATCGACACTCACCAAGATCCCCAGAAGACAAAGTATAGTAAATGCGATCACCAGTCTCATTGACCGTCTTGATCTCTGAACCGAAGGTGACAGTGTTTGGAGGGAGCTTTTCAAACAGGAATCTTTGTAGTCGCTGTCGATACAGTACGTGGGTCGTCGCGCCAAATTCCTGCGAAATCTCTCCTAATGCAGCAGTAAATAACCGGCCTCCCCCGTAATCTTCAATAAGCACTCTCGAGATGCTCCAACAGTCTCTTAATAACTCCTCTTCTATTCCCAAGATCCGAAACACCTGTAGAGCGTTTGGCGCAAGCCAGATTCCTGCGCCTACTTCTGACAGTTCCGTCGCACGCTCTACGATTTTGACTTTGAGGCCTTGCCTGACGAGAAAAAGACCAAGAGTCAAGCCTCCGATCCCGGCCCCTTGAATCAGCACATCGAGCATTTGGACCTCTTTTATCTAAACACAAAAGTCTTATGACACATTTATTTAAGTTTAGTTTAGCTATTCACCTCAAGTCCAATGGTGCCAGCATTCAGGATCTCAGGGCGCTCGTTTGCTAAATCTCCGCTGAATTGTGGCACCAAGAACTTGCACCGATTGCAGCCTTGATGCCAAAGGCGTAAAATAAGCGCACATCATCCCGAAATTCACCGCGACGGCAAGTCCATGAGGAACGGCCTGTGAACCCTGCATTGTCACGCTTACTCTCCGGCCTGCTGTTTTTATTGCCACTCATAGGCTGCAAAACTACTCCGCCAAAATCGACTCCCAGGGACGCCACTGGGGAAGCACGGGGGATTAAGAACTGCGTGGCGATTCGAGGCAACGGTGAGCTGATTTGGGCCCACTTCGCGGGTCTGGCGCGCCTCCTAGAGAGCGAAGGCACCATCAGCGGGGTGGCCGGGGGGGGAGCTCCGCATCCATTTCAAGTTTTCTCTTTGAAAGCGTCATGGCGAACAAAGCATTGACGCAATGTGGCACTACCACTTGCACGGACAAGGTCGTGGCGCAGCGAGCCGCCTTTCTGATGAAGTCGCTTTATTTTTGGCTGGATATCATCAAGGAAAGTCCCGAAGGTGAGGCCTTAGCCCACATCAGGACGCTGAAGGCCCGACTAAATACTTTTGATAGCTCACGATTAGGCAGCACCGACCTGGTGGTAGTCAAGAACGCCCTCATGGCACTGCAAACCCTGCTAGAATCAGATTCTGTGCGCGCGATCGTTAATCAGGATTTCCTCAAGTTTATCTTTGATAGAGACTTGTTGTCAGATCCTCGGCGCGCGCCCATCTTACTGTTCCGCGCAAAAGAGGCAAAAAAAGCTGTAGAACAATTTGGGGCCTTTGACGCTTCGTCTCCGCAAATATTTTTTCGTCCAGGGATCATAGATTTTCAAGCGATCGGCCGTCTGATTGGCAATCTTGGGGATTTCTATGCCGGCTACGCCCCTGGTATGGCAGAATCCTGGCAAAATCTCTTTGCAAGTTGTAGCGAGGCGGCAGTTGGGCGACTTCCTTGGCAGCTCGAGGGCACCGAGTGCGTCGAACGATTTCGTGCCACAGTGACCGCATTTCGCTCTGGATCCAAGTCAGTGACCAGCCACCGGATCGATGAACCCGTGGGACGCCATCTCCAAGTTGCAGTAACCACGGCGACCTTGGTTAAGGGGCAAGACCGCTTCCAGATGTTGGAGCAAACGTATCGCGATGGCGGTGAGGTGGCGCTTAATTTTACGGCGGATGACTTCTCATTTGGCTATGCTGCACCACGCCCTTGGTTCGACCGGGCAATGGCCGGCCTTAGGTCCTTACCAGATTTGCGGAGCAAAAAAGCGCTGTACCTAGGGGAACTACCTTGGTCTGAGATGCTCGCTGTTTCGCCCGCTGAGCCGGGGCTTGCTAGCGCGCAGAAATTTCCGACTTTAGCTCAGTATATTTCGTTCGGTGGCTGGAGCGATCTTGCGCCCGTGAATGTGTTGGCTGAGAGCGGGTGCGAACAAACCATTTACCTCACCCGTCGTGGTCCAGACTCTAAGTTTGCCCGCGGCATCGCTAGTCAGCTTGGATTTGCCGCCGATTTGGAGGCGCTTTTCTCGACTGATGCGCCAAACTCCAGTCTGCACCTTGCCATTAACCGTGCTGATAAAATCTTATGTACTGATTGGGACAGCTTTGACGGCTTTAGCCTCACCGGAATTAAACAGCTATTCACGGATGCCTACCGGACCGCATCTCTTTTGTCCCGCAGTGATCGAGGGAATGCACCCACTGGGTGTCACTAGTGTAGTCATCGCAAGCGTCTCAGCGAGCACGTCAAAAATAAACTGGTATATGTTTGCCATAATCATTCAAATCTATACCAGCATCACCCTTACGCACTAACCAATTTGGCGCGTTTCTGGTCTATTTGACGTTATTTTGGCCAGCTAACGCGTGGAACAACACTTGCAATCCCATTTATCTAGAAGTGCTTAAAGCTCTAGATACGGGGGATCTTATGAACGCGCCTACCATCTTCAGTCTCGTTACCACCACATTAACGCTCCTTGTAGCGAGTTTTAGCCAGGTCACCTGGGCTCAAGGGTTTGCGCCAGAGTACGTGCGAATCCGTGACATCACCTACGCCGGTAGCGGTTGCCCGGCAGGATCTGTGGGATCCGATGTGGCGAGCGACTTGCGTGCATTTACGCTGCTGTTCGATCAATATCAGGCAAACGTAGGTCCAGGGATTCCGCTCAATCAAAAGCGCAAAAATTGCCAGATCAACCTCAATCTCGAGATCCCTAATGGCTGGTCGTACACGCTGTTTACTGTCGACACGCGCGGCTATGTATCACTAGAGCCGGGAGTGAGAGCTCTGCAGCAATCTCTCTACTACTTCCAAGGGCAGATGCGCTCCGGGCGGCTACAGACTGTGGTCTACGGCCCCGCTGATCGCAACTACGCCGCCCGAGATCAGATTCCTATGGAAAACCAAGTATGGTCCCCTTGCGGCGCCGCGCGATCCCTCAACATCAATACCGAAGTGCGGGTCGATAACAGTGCAGCACCGTACCGCCAAGGCATGATCACCGTGGACTCGATCGACGGCCAGTTTAAGCAAATCTACGGACTACAGTGGAGACGCTGCAGCTAGCTAGTGACTTGGCAAAAAATCCAACGCTACACAGGACTCACGGACTCTGCCTGCAGGCGGGTCCGTGACTTGCTCGGGTGATGTCATGCGCAAGATTTTATTATTGGTCACGACCATATTCAGCTCTAGTCCGCTCCACGCTCAGGGCGCTGCATCCCCTCCCCCAGCTCAGGTCGGCATCGCATCGATTTCCTACCGTGGCTCCGGATGTCCGCCTGGCAGCGTCGCCACTAGTATCGCCCCTGACGCGCAAGCGATGACGCTGATCTTCGCCCAGTTTGGGGTCGACACCTCAACACGTGCTGGCTGGCCCATGCGCAAGGGCTGCAACATCGAGCTCATGCTCAGGAGTTTACCCGGCTGGCAGTATTCAGTTGTTGGTGTCGACATCCGCGGTTATGCCAATCTTGAGGCCGGAGTGGTTGGTGTCCAAAAGGTGGCGTACTCCTTTGGGCGCCCGAACGTCCGCGCGGTCGATCGCCTACGCATCGTGGGACCGTTTAACGACAACTTCGCCAATCACGCTGATATCGGCCTCGGCGATAACGAGTGGTCACCCTGCGGGCGTCAGTCACCTGGGACACCTGTAAACCGCATGCTACTTCGTGTCGCTATAAACGTAAGACCGCAACGGGGTTTCACCGATGACGACGGCGATAACGATCCCAGCCGCCGTGGAACAGTATTCCCGTCTGGATATATGACGGTCGATGCAGTCGACGGCGGTATCGTACACCGCTATCAGCTGGCGTGGCGTCGATGCCGCTAAATTACAATGTTTTGGCTCACCATACTTTGCGGATTAGCTCATGAAATAACCGTCTTTTTGCAAAAAACACTAAAGTTTTCCCGCAAAATGCCGATAACGCCAGCAATGTTGTGTTGCCGGAATGACTTTAGGGTAGAGGTCGACCGTGATTAGAGAAAAAAATACATATAAACTGTGGGCCGTTTTATTTATCGCTTCCGCGTGTGGGGCACCACCCCAGACCGGTGCTCAGGGTCAGCGTCAAGTAGCAACTGACTGTGATGTAGATGCAAGTGATGAAGATGAGGGCGACGACGACGCGACTTGCGATGCGTCATCTGACGATACGACTAAACCAGCAACCAAAAATGGCGCCGGCAGCACCGCTGCAACGGCGCAAACTCCTGCTCCACCTACCACCGCGCCTGCTGGCCCACCCCCTGGCCCAGCGGTGAACACCGCAGCCACAGGAACGGCCGGAGGCGGACTCGGTGGCCTACTCGGTGGCCTCGGCGGCGGTCTAGGCGGTCTTGGCGGTGGCGGTCTCGGTGGCCTCCTCGGGGGCGGCGGTGGCCTCGGCGGTCTGCTCGGCGGGCTTGGTGGCGGAGGCGGCCTTGGTGGTCTACTCGGCGGCCTCGGTGGTGGCGGCGGTCTAGGCGGCCTTGGTGGTCTACTCGGCGGCGGAGGTGGCCTCGGTGGTTTTCTAGGCGGCCTCGGTGGCGGCGGCGGTCTAGGTGGCATACTTGGCGGCCTCGGTGGTGGCGGTGGTTCATCCCCGCAGCAACCGACTCCAGCTCAGGCACCGGCTCCCGTGGCATCCAGCGGTACTGTGACTTACTCAGCTAACATTGCTCCTTATCTACAACGCGCATGCGTCAGCTGCCATGGATACCTCGGTAATTATGACGGCGCGCGCGCAACTGCTAATGATAGCCTCGCGCGTATGAGGTCGGGCAACATGCCGAAAGGTATCAAAGCCTCGGAAAGTGAAATCAACCAATTTCAAGCTTGGGTAGCGGCGGGTGCTCCCAAGTAAAATCGTAGCGCAAATTGACCAGCACAGACCTT
Coding sequences:
- a CDS encoding DUF4360 domain-containing protein; translated protein: MRKILLLVTTIFSSSPLHAQGAASPPPAQVGIASISYRGSGCPPGSVATSIAPDAQAMTLIFAQFGVDTSTRAGWPMRKGCNIELMLRSLPGWQYSVVGVDIRGYANLEAGVVGVQKVAYSFGRPNVRAVDRLRIVGPFNDNFANHADIGLGDNEWSPCGRQSPGTPVNRMLLRVAINVRPQRGFTDDDGDNDPSRRGTVFPSGYMTVDAVDGGIVHRYQLAWRRCR
- a CDS encoding DUF4360 domain-containing protein — translated: MNAPTIFSLVTTTLTLLVASFSQVTWAQGFAPEYVRIRDITYAGSGCPAGSVGSDVASDLRAFTLLFDQYQANVGPGIPLNQKRKNCQINLNLEIPNGWSYTLFTVDTRGYVSLEPGVRALQQSLYYFQGQMRSGRLQTVVYGPADRNYAARDQIPMENQVWSPCGAARSLNINTEVRVDNSAAPYRQGMITVDSIDGQFKQIYGLQWRRCS